One region of Eupeodes corollae chromosome 1, idEupCoro1.1, whole genome shotgun sequence genomic DNA includes:
- the LOC129940615 gene encoding serine/threonine-protein kinase OSR1 isoform X1: MKIFNVLCFKQKVEFSTKSATTYFKHGTTPFICGFQRDKRDSQPPPVTTTITTTTTPTTLPPPTPPPDDPIITRSVIVQQPTATSATAINNNKKLIRRINSSTGYFKSSTTSIRSTSSSENKVKERNTTETITTPTMAANSIAPPPPGTVEKIPWPNSKDDYTLRDVIGVGATAVVHAALCVPRNEKCAIKRINLEKWNTSMDELLKEIQAMSSCNHENVVTYHTSFVVREELWLVLRLLEGGSLLDIIKHKMRTTNCKHGVFDEPTIATVLKEVLKGLEYFHLNGQIHRDIKAGNILLGDDGTVQIADFGVSAWLATGRDLSRQKVRHTFVGTPCWMAPEVMEQDHGYDFKADIWSFGITAIEMATGTAPYHKYPPMKVLMLTLQNDPPTLDTGSEDKDQYKSYGKTFRKMIVECLQKEPSKRPTANELLKHAFFKKAKDRKYLNQTLLTTAPSMETRVHKASRRQPGASGRLHRTVTGEWVWSSEEEDNGKHSSDSESDDRPINRLEQGDSSDSDREEQSEFSERTMTCTSEPADSATSEAAVSAAANAAAATLNATPVDAPPVNLVLRMRNIKRELHDIRFEFAVGKDSADGIAAELVEAGLVDNLDTNPMALNLQKLIELRNQMKSITFQLCSGIQPGEVPDEKSLVGFAQISIID, translated from the coding sequence AAGTTGAATTCTCCACCAAATCAGCAACAACCTACTTCAAGCACGGAACTACACCATTTATTTGCGGTTTCCAACGGGACAAGCGGGATTCACAACCGCCGCCtgtaacaacaacaataacaacaacaacaacaccaacaacattACCACCTCCAACTCCGCCGCCAGACGATCCCATCATCACAAGAAGTGTAATCGTCCAGCAACCGACTGCAACATCAGCAACTGCCatcaacaataataaaaagttaattcgCCGCATTAATTCTTCGACAGGGTATTTCAAGTCAAGCACCACATCGATTCGCTCGACAAGTTCATCAGAAAATAAAGTCAAGGAAAGAAACACAAcagaaacaataacaacaccAACAATGGCCGCTAACAGTATTGCCCCACCACCACCCGGTACAGTTGAGAAGATTCCCTGGCCCAACAGCAAGGACGACTATACATTGCGTGACGTGATTGGCGTGGGTGCCACAGCCGTGGTACATGCCGCCTTGTGCGTGCCTCGAAACGAGAAATGTGCCATCAAACGCATAAACCTCGAGAAATGGAACACATCCATGGACGAACTGTTGAAAGAGATTCAAGCGATGTCGTCGTGCAATCACGAGAACGTCGTAACCTATCACACAAGCTTTGTGGTTCGTGAGGAATTGTGGCTGGTGCTGCGACTTCTGGAGGGGGGCAGTCTGCTGGACATTATCAAACACAAGATGCGGACGACAAACTGCAAGCACGGTGTCTTCGATGAGCCTACCATTGCGACTGTCCTCAAAGAGGTACTCAAGGGTCTGGAGTACTTCCATCTGAATGGACAAATCCACAGAGACATCAAAGCTGGTAATATCCTCCTGGGTGACGATGGCACCGTTCAAATTGCTGATTTCGGAGTGAGCGCCTGGCTGGCTACCGGACGAGATCTGTCGCGCCAAAAGGTCAGACATACCTTCGTCGGAACCCCCTGCTGGATGGCCCCCGAGGTGATGGAACAAGATCACGGCTACGACTTCAAGGCGGATATTTGGTCCTTCGGCATAACTGCAATCGAAATGGCGACTGGAACTGCACCCTACCACAAGTACCCTCCAATGAAAGTTCTCATGCTGACGCTCCAAAACGATCCGCCTACCCTCGACACTGGCTCCGAAGACAAAGACCAGTACAAATCCTACGGCAAGACGTTCCGCAAAATGATTGTCGAGTGTCTGCAAAAGGAGCCCTCGAAGCGACCAACAGCCAACGAACTTCTGAAACATGCTTTCTTCAAAAAGGCCAAGGACCGCAAGTATCTTAACCAGACCCTGCTGACTACAGCTCCCTCAATGGAGACCCGAGTGCATAAGGCCTCACGCCGGCAACCAGGAGCCTCGGGCCGCCTCCACCGAACTGTCACCGGTGAATGGGTGTGGTCCAGCGAGGAGGAGGACAATGGCAAGCATTCCTCAGACTCTGAATCTGATGATCGTCCGATCAACCGTCTCGAGCAAGGCGACTCGTCCGACAGCGATCGCGAAGAACAATCGGAATTCTCCGAGCGGACCATGACGTGCACCTCAGAGCCTGCCGACTCGGCCACAAGTGAGGCAGCAGTATCGGCAGCAGCGAATGCGGCGGCGGCTACTCTAAATGCAACACCAGTTGATGCACCACCAGTTAACCTCGTCTTGCGAATGAGAAATATCAAGCGTGAATTGCACGACATCCGATTCGAATTCGCCGTTGGCAAGGACTCCGCCGATGGAATTGCCGCCGAGCTAGTCGAAGCCGGCCTCGTCGATAATCTAGACACAAATCCTATGGCCCTTAACCTCCAGAAGCTGATAGAGCTGCGAAATCAAATGAAGTCGATTACGTTCCAACTGTGTTCTGGTATCCAGCCCGGTGAAGTGCCAGACGAGAAATCTTTAGTTGGCTTTGCCCAAATATCGATAATAGACTAA
- the LOC129940615 gene encoding serine/threonine-protein kinase OSR1 isoform X2: MFKVEFSTKSATTYFKHGTTPFICGFQRDKRDSQPPPVTTTITTTTTPTTLPPPTPPPDDPIITRSVIVQQPTATSATAINNNKKLIRRINSSTGYFKSSTTSIRSTSSSENKVKERNTTETITTPTMAANSIAPPPPGTVEKIPWPNSKDDYTLRDVIGVGATAVVHAALCVPRNEKCAIKRINLEKWNTSMDELLKEIQAMSSCNHENVVTYHTSFVVREELWLVLRLLEGGSLLDIIKHKMRTTNCKHGVFDEPTIATVLKEVLKGLEYFHLNGQIHRDIKAGNILLGDDGTVQIADFGVSAWLATGRDLSRQKVRHTFVGTPCWMAPEVMEQDHGYDFKADIWSFGITAIEMATGTAPYHKYPPMKVLMLTLQNDPPTLDTGSEDKDQYKSYGKTFRKMIVECLQKEPSKRPTANELLKHAFFKKAKDRKYLNQTLLTTAPSMETRVHKASRRQPGASGRLHRTVTGEWVWSSEEEDNGKHSSDSESDDRPINRLEQGDSSDSDREEQSEFSERTMTCTSEPADSATSEAAVSAAANAAAATLNATPVDAPPVNLVLRMRNIKRELHDIRFEFAVGKDSADGIAAELVEAGLVDNLDTNPMALNLQKLIELRNQMKSITFQLCSGIQPGEVPDEKSLVGFAQISIID, from the exons atgttta AAGTTGAATTCTCCACCAAATCAGCAACAACCTACTTCAAGCACGGAACTACACCATTTATTTGCGGTTTCCAACGGGACAAGCGGGATTCACAACCGCCGCCtgtaacaacaacaataacaacaacaacaacaccaacaacattACCACCTCCAACTCCGCCGCCAGACGATCCCATCATCACAAGAAGTGTAATCGTCCAGCAACCGACTGCAACATCAGCAACTGCCatcaacaataataaaaagttaattcgCCGCATTAATTCTTCGACAGGGTATTTCAAGTCAAGCACCACATCGATTCGCTCGACAAGTTCATCAGAAAATAAAGTCAAGGAAAGAAACACAAcagaaacaataacaacaccAACAATGGCCGCTAACAGTATTGCCCCACCACCACCCGGTACAGTTGAGAAGATTCCCTGGCCCAACAGCAAGGACGACTATACATTGCGTGACGTGATTGGCGTGGGTGCCACAGCCGTGGTACATGCCGCCTTGTGCGTGCCTCGAAACGAGAAATGTGCCATCAAACGCATAAACCTCGAGAAATGGAACACATCCATGGACGAACTGTTGAAAGAGATTCAAGCGATGTCGTCGTGCAATCACGAGAACGTCGTAACCTATCACACAAGCTTTGTGGTTCGTGAGGAATTGTGGCTGGTGCTGCGACTTCTGGAGGGGGGCAGTCTGCTGGACATTATCAAACACAAGATGCGGACGACAAACTGCAAGCACGGTGTCTTCGATGAGCCTACCATTGCGACTGTCCTCAAAGAGGTACTCAAGGGTCTGGAGTACTTCCATCTGAATGGACAAATCCACAGAGACATCAAAGCTGGTAATATCCTCCTGGGTGACGATGGCACCGTTCAAATTGCTGATTTCGGAGTGAGCGCCTGGCTGGCTACCGGACGAGATCTGTCGCGCCAAAAGGTCAGACATACCTTCGTCGGAACCCCCTGCTGGATGGCCCCCGAGGTGATGGAACAAGATCACGGCTACGACTTCAAGGCGGATATTTGGTCCTTCGGCATAACTGCAATCGAAATGGCGACTGGAACTGCACCCTACCACAAGTACCCTCCAATGAAAGTTCTCATGCTGACGCTCCAAAACGATCCGCCTACCCTCGACACTGGCTCCGAAGACAAAGACCAGTACAAATCCTACGGCAAGACGTTCCGCAAAATGATTGTCGAGTGTCTGCAAAAGGAGCCCTCGAAGCGACCAACAGCCAACGAACTTCTGAAACATGCTTTCTTCAAAAAGGCCAAGGACCGCAAGTATCTTAACCAGACCCTGCTGACTACAGCTCCCTCAATGGAGACCCGAGTGCATAAGGCCTCACGCCGGCAACCAGGAGCCTCGGGCCGCCTCCACCGAACTGTCACCGGTGAATGGGTGTGGTCCAGCGAGGAGGAGGACAATGGCAAGCATTCCTCAGACTCTGAATCTGATGATCGTCCGATCAACCGTCTCGAGCAAGGCGACTCGTCCGACAGCGATCGCGAAGAACAATCGGAATTCTCCGAGCGGACCATGACGTGCACCTCAGAGCCTGCCGACTCGGCCACAAGTGAGGCAGCAGTATCGGCAGCAGCGAATGCGGCGGCGGCTACTCTAAATGCAACACCAGTTGATGCACCACCAGTTAACCTCGTCTTGCGAATGAGAAATATCAAGCGTGAATTGCACGACATCCGATTCGAATTCGCCGTTGGCAAGGACTCCGCCGATGGAATTGCCGCCGAGCTAGTCGAAGCCGGCCTCGTCGATAATCTAGACACAAATCCTATGGCCCTTAACCTCCAGAAGCTGATAGAGCTGCGAAATCAAATGAAGTCGATTACGTTCCAACTGTGTTCTGGTATCCAGCCCGGTGAAGTGCCAGACGAGAAATCTTTAGTTGGCTTTGCCCAAATATCGATAATAGACTAA